Proteins from a single region of Haliaeetus albicilla chromosome Z, bHalAlb1.1, whole genome shotgun sequence:
- the SERINC5 gene encoding serine incorporator 5: protein MSAPCCAGQLACCCGTAACSLCCKCCPKIKQSTSTRFMYALYFILVTIICCVMMSTTVANEMKTHIPFYKQMCKGLQAGEMCEKLVGYSAVYKVCFGMACFFFLFFLFTIKINSSKSCRAYIHNGFWLVKLLLLAAMCSGAFFIPDQDTFLNAWRYVGATGGFLFIAIQLILLVEFAHKWNKNWTAGANHKQMWNGLLALVTLILYSVAVAALILMALFYTRSEGCMYNKVLIGVNGGLCLFVSLVAISPCVQNRQPHSGLLQSGVISCYVMYLTFSALSSKPPETILDENNQNITICVPEFSQGLHRDENLVTGLGTTILFGCILYSCLTSTTRASSEALRGIYATPETEVARCCFCCVPDGDADAEDHIEKRGGQTVIYDEKKSTVYSYAYFHFVFFLASLYVMMTVTHWFHYESAQIEKFFTGTWSIFWIKMVSCWVCVCLYLWTLIAPLCCPTREFSV from the exons TTGGCCTGTTGCTGTGGTACTGCCGCTTGTTCCTTGTGCTGCAAATGCTGCCCCAAGATAAAACAGTCAACCAGCACCCGCTTCATGTATGCGCTCTACTTCATCCTGGTGACTATCATCTGTTGTGTCATGATGTCAACAACAGTAGCTAACGAAATGAAAACACAC ATACCCTTCTACAAGCAAATGTGCAAGGGTCTTCAGGCGGGTGAGATGTGTGAGAAGTTGGTGGGATACTCTGCAGTGTACAAAGTCTGTTTTGGAATGgcctgtttcttctttttgttcttcttgttCACCATCAAaattaacagcagcaaaagctgcCGAGCATACATTCATAATGG ATTCTGGCTTGTTAAACTTCTACTTCTGGCAGCGATGTGCTCAGGAGCCTTCTTCATTCCTGATCAGGACACTTTCCTCAATG CCTGGCGCTACGTAGGAGCAACAGGAGGTTTCCTTTTCATTGCCATTCAGCTCATCCTGCTTGTTGAGTTCGCAcacaaatggaataaaaattg GACTGCAGGTGCAAACCACAAGCAGATGTGGAATGGTTTACTTGCCCTGGTCACTCTCATCTTGTACTCCGTGGCTGTGGCAGCCCTCATCCTCATGGCTCTTTTCTACACACGCTCAGAGGGCTGCATGTACAACAAAGTCCTGATCGGTGTTAACGGTGGCCTGTGCCTCTTTGTGTCACTGGTGGCCATATCGCCCTGTGTCCAGAATC GCCAGCCCCATTCTGGTTTGCTGCAGTCAGGAGTTATCAGCTGCTACGTCATGTACCTCACTTTCTCAGCACTATCCAGCAAGCCACCAGAAACTA tCCTGGATGAAAACAATCAGAACATCACAATCTGTGTACCTGAATTTAGTCAAGGCCTGCACAGAGATGAAAACCTGGTTACTGGCCTGGGTACTACCATTTTGTTTGGCTGCATTTTATATTCTTG TTTGACCTCAACAACACGTGCAAGCTCAGAGGCACTGAGGGGAATATATGCAACACCTGAAACCGAA GTAGCTCgttgctgcttttgctgtgtgCCTGACGGAGATG CTGATGCTGAAGACCACATTGAAAAAAGGGGAGGCCAGACTGTGATTTATGATGAGAAGAAAAGCACGGTGTACAGTTATGCCTACTtccactttgttttcttcttggctTCGCTCTACGTGATGATGACAGTAACTCATTGGTTCCA tTATGAAAGTGCTCAGATTGAAAAATTCTTCACCGGAACCTGGTCCATCTTCTGGATTAAGATGGTCTCCTGTTGGGTTTGTGTCTGTCTGTATTTATGGACTCTCATTGCTCCACTCTGTTGCCCAACCAGAGAGTTCTCAGTGTGA